taaaataacgtGTAGTTGCGTATTGTGATATTGGGACCGGAGCtcaacatttttcataaaataacgtGTATTTGCGTATTGTGATATTGGGGTCGGAGCtcaacatttttcataaaataacgtGTAGTTGCGTATTGTGATATTGGGACCGGAGctcaacattttttataaaataacgtGTAGTTGCGTATTGTGATATTGGGACCGGAGCtcaacatttttcataaaataacgcGTAGTTGCGTATTGTGATATTGGGACCGGAGcttaacatttttcataaaataacgcGTAGTTTCGTATTGTGATATTGGGATCGGAGCtcaacatttttcataaaataacgtGTATTTGCGTATTGTGATATTGGGACCGGAGCtcaacatttttcataaaataacgtGTATTTGCGTATTGTGATATTGGGACCGGAGCtcaacatttttcataaaataacgtGTATTTGCGTATTGTGATATTGAGATATAACTTtgttattctttgtcttggaattagcaaaattttgcgtaaataactGCTAACCAGTAAtgaaagattgctgacaaaagatcagatcgcagattttattatttccattccaaatttaatgttttatggcttaaactaacggtttaaggaaaatgcatcaaacatcaattttgggacggaaatatgaaaagctgcgatctgatcttttgtcagcagtcttcttGATGGTtcgcagatatttacgcaaaaatttgctcgttcaaagacaaaaaaaataaaaaaaaagttgtcaaaacgttcaatctgtgagagtgcagctttaaaaaaaaaaaaaaccgcTACGTTGCGTATTTACGCTCGTagatgtgtgttgttttttttgtatttattatgataTCCTCAGTATCGTAGCCGGTACGTCGCAATAAGAGCCTTTGGTACCGGTCACCGACCGTAGtagtttataatgttttatttgatttatttgaaatatgttaatTGATCATATAAATACCGCTGAGGTTGGCAAGcctatttataatttaatatcgaaacaatatcaatatcttatttatttcGAACGGTATTTGGAACATTTCGTATTTACTATCTAAGTTATGCATACATCTAATTAACACTAATTGAACTTTTGATATTCGATCctgaaaatttaacaaaaatagcTATTTTTACCATGCTTGTTACAATTGTCAATAGGTGCGTTTGTTATCGATATATCTGAGTTGAGTGTACCAACTGTACCAACTGAGCGCCGCGTTGCTATAAATATCGGCTGTAAAATCCCCCTGACTCCAGACGACAGTCGGATCGCACGAGTAAAAGACTGCTATATTTTTCTTAACATTTGAGAGAAAAAAGgttgtaaataaacacaaacaaatatacatcGAACTGGTTTTAACGCGGTATTAACTGATAACgcttaatgtattgttttgccAATGAGAGATAACGGGCACGCAGCTGATATTGAAAAGTGGTTTAAAGTTGCCTGTAGATGAAGTGGCAGTGTGAgagttttaatgtttataagcATTATCGACGAGGACTTTGAATAGACATTCTGGTGTATCCGTCCTTGACAGCCTAAGAGGAGTCAGCCGCgcttatatatatgaacatcGCGAGGACAATCAGAGAGGACCGCTTATCAGCAACTGTTCGATAAACTAAGTGCTTGAATCAGTTATCTGTGACTCTAGGTGTGTTTGCTCGCGTACTGGGACCACAATAGGTGAGCTTTAGCCTGTACTGAGTGTGCTCACCACGGACAAGCCACATTAATACCGTATAGCTGTCACTGGCTTAGCACAAGTACAGCAGACATACCTTCAAAATGGCAACCCAGATGTTACCTCGAGGGTCGGCGCTGGCAGGCGATAAGTCACGAACTGTACCCAGTGACGACGTGGGATTGAATAACAGTTTTCACAGCAGAAGGACCCCGCAGTCGCCAGTGTTTATTCCTCCAAATGAGTTCAGGATGAAACTCTTGAAACGAATTCTTTCCGTGGATGGAACCATTGACAATAAGGCGCTGAAGAAGTTACAGAAAACATCCAGTGAACGAACATTACAAGCGAACATTTTATTCGAAAATGGGGACGTTGGGACTTTAATATCGTTAGACAGAAATAAAGAGGAGTCGGAAAGGAAGGAACCGGAAAACAACGAAAATGACGGCACCCTGCCACCCGTGCAGACGCAACAAGAGAAGAAACTTGAGCGACCACGTGACGGCTTGCCTCGGGAGCGACCTCTGAAGCTGCCGCCCATCATGCTTCCACCGGTGTACACGTTGGCGGCACGGCCGCTGATGGTGCGCGATTATTCTGGACCGCCTTACATCCCACCGCCCCCTGAAGAGGAGGACTGGGAGGATCTTCAGGACTGTCGCTACCTCCGCCCCGCCAAGAAACAGTTCAAGGCCACAAAGGGCAGCAAGAGTTTCCTGCTTCTCAACAGCAGCTAAGATTGAGGACTTCAAAGACCGGAGACATAAAAAACGTCGTCACTATTTTCATCATGTCGGTTGATGAATGATTGTTCAACCTGGAATATTTCACTAGTCTTCATTTACCATTGGACAAGGTGGCCATCTTGGAGATTAGGTCATTCTCATTTGGTTGGTTCGTCCATCTGATCACTTTCCAGGGATGGGGTTCAGCCGTCCATGTGAAGCTTCATGAATAGGCTTGTGGACTTAACTGAATATGGTAGAGCTTGTACATTTCGTATTTAATACGAATGATGCTTCCATGTTGTCTGGCCCGACAAGGCGTGTATGTGCGTGTATTTGTGGCATCATATTTTGTACATGTCCATAGGACTTTATTAATTGGTAGCAATGAAATGTGCAATTTAGTACACGTGTTAATGTTCTGTTTTGTAATTGGTATGTTAATGGTCGACATTCGTTTGGCGAAAACGTGTTTGATTTTGTGAGTGTGCTTTACCAATGGCACAACATCTTTCTAACATAAATGGCTATTAGTAATCCCTACTGGTATCCCGGAGATGTTGTGAACTTTATATGACAGGGTTTGAAATGAACTTTGAAATGGTTACGCTTGCCTTTTCTATTTTAGAGGAGGTGAATCAAATTCAAAGAATGATCGTGCCGAGATTATAAGACGTTTTAACAATTTGTgataaagatattaaaaattcaaatatcataatatatgatCAAATGtcggtgtgtgtgtgtgttttgtatgtatatttggAACGTTGTGACATTTATTCTATGAAAACCgtccattgtttttgtttgacatttataTCAATGTGTTATATAATAACTATGCAATATAAGCGAACGTTTGCgcttgaaatacatttttaaaaccaacaacTTTGTTCTACTAGCGTCATCTCTAgccattcatgtatatatatatatatatatatatatatatatatatatatatatatatatatatatatatatatatatatcgaaaaGGGAAAAAAGAATTACATTCAATgccatattattatatatagagATCGAGCAAACATATATGGTGTTTGGGAATGGACCTTAGCGACGGTCCGTTTTTATCAACATTAGACTCCCTAAACAAAAACGGTAGGAGTCTTTTGTTCATTGTCCTTTCTTTATTAAAAGAGCACAAAAAGGTTGCTGCAAAACAACATCACAGTACAgttaaaaatataagcatttataaaaacaaacgtGGTTAAAAAGCGCAAAAACATGGCTGGTACACAAAAACATGGCTGGTACACAAAACATGGCTGGTACACAAAAACATGGCTGGTACACAAAACATGGCTGGTACACAAAACATGGCTGGTACACAAATCATGGCTGGTACACAAAACATGGCTGGTACACAAATCACGGCTGGTACACAAATCATGGCTGGTACACAAATCATGGCTGGTACACAAATCATGGCTGGTACACAAATCATGGCTGGTACACAAATCATGGCTGGTACACAAATCATGGCTGGTACACAAATCACGGCTGGTACACAAATCATGGCTGGTACACAAAACATGGCTGGTACACAAATCATGGCTGGTACACAAATCATGGCTGGTACACAAATCATGGCTGGTACACAAATCATGGCTGGTACACAAATCATGGCTGGTACACAAAACACGGCTGGTACACAAATCATGGCTGGTACACAAATCATGGCTGGTACACAAAACATGGCTGGTACACAAAACATGGCTGGTACACAAAACACGGCTGGTACACAAAACATGGCTGGTACACAAAACACGGCTGGTACACAAATCATGGCTGGTACACAAATCACGGCTGGTACACAACACATGACTGGTACACAAATCATGGCTGGTACACAAATCATGGCTGGTACACAAAACATGGCTGGTACACAAATCATGGCTGGTACACAAATCATGGCTGGTACACAAAACATGGCTGGTACACAAATCACGGCTGGTACACAAAACATGGCTGGTACACAAAACATGGCTGGTACACAAATCATGGCTGGTACACAAATCATGGCTGGTACACAAAACATGGCTGATACACAAAACATGGCTGGTACACAAATCACGGCTGGTACACAAAACATGGCTGGTACACAAAACATGGCTGGTACACAAAACATGGCTGGTACACAAAACACGGCTGGTACACAAAACACGGCTGGTACACAAATCATGGCTGGTACACAAAACACGGCTGGTACACAAAACATCCACGTTCTTGGTCTTAATCATTAGAGTCAAATGAGTTGAATACAATTttggttttttaaaaatgcatcaatCTGTATCGTGTTTCTTTAAGCCGACTTGGATTTCCTTTAAAGGACACAGAATGGACGACAACAGCTAAAACTACTTTGTTGTTCTGGTTGTCTTGTAATTGTTGGCAACAATGACCTAACATCTTCTTTTCATAATAGACAATAGTTGATCTATGTTGAAAGGAAATAAGGAAACGCGTCGATAAGACTTAATCCAACCTTTGTATGACATACGGTTCGTTCATCTTAAACGGATGTCATAAAtagtttgtaataataataaatacaacataaatgcCATTGAATGATTTGACGAACATAAAGCGGATAATAAAATAGATTATttcttaaagttaaaatatttcataatatacaTCAAAGGTTAAGACGGATGATCCGTgggttattaaataaatattcaaaatgacaGTACCCTCACTGTTAtcctttatataaatgttttattcaagaatGGAATTTCGCATAAACATTAACGCAAGTTTTCCTTATTATAGCGAATATGAGCGCACGCTGCTTTTGAAAATGAGTGTGCCTTGTTAATGTAAGTACGGTGATTTCAAATATCACAATGctatttatgaatattatttatgaGACCTTCGCGCCCGATCACATGAGTAGTGAATAAAAGCTTTATTAGTCAGTTTAGGCCAAGGGTATACGTATTTCCAAGTAAAACTTTCAATTGTTACactcactaaataataaactaaaattctTGATCTTCACATCTTTTGTTGTAAACCAAACGAGTGGTTGTTCTGCTTTGGTCGAGATAAATCTAGTAtctatatattaacataattatctaCGATATTGCGTCCCCCGATCGTTGGTAAGATGACCCTGTTAACTGCTTTACGTTCAAGTCAATGTGTGTGTATTCAACTTATACGAGAGCTAAAAACATCAAGTGATgccattaaattaaaaacatggacgaaac
The Mya arenaria isolate MELC-2E11 chromosome 12, ASM2691426v1 DNA segment above includes these coding regions:
- the LOC128211177 gene encoding uncharacterized protein LOC128211177, producing the protein MATQMLPRGSALAGDKSRTVPSDDVGLNNSFHSRRTPQSPVFIPPNEFRMKLLKRILSVDGTIDNKALKKLQKTSSERTLQANILFENGDVGTLISLDRNKEESERKEPENNENDGTLPPVQTQQEKKLERPRDGLPRERPLKLPPIMLPPVYTLAARPLMVRDYSGPPYIPPPPEEEDWEDLQDCRYLRPAKKQFKATKGSKSFLLLNSS
- the LOC128210917 gene encoding uncharacterized protein LOC128210917 — protein: MAGTQNMAGTQKHGWYTKHGWYTKHGWYTNHGWYTKHGWYTNHGWYTNHGWYTNHGWYTNHGWYTNHGWYTNHGWYTNHGWYTNHGWYTNHGWYTKHGWYTNHGWYTNHGWYTNHGWYTNHGWYTNHGWYTKHGWYTNHGWYTNHGWYTKHGWYTKHGWYTKHGWYTKHGWYTKHGWYTNHGWYTNHGWYTTHDWYTNHGWYTNHGWYTKHGWYTNHGWYTNHGWYTKHGWYTNHGWYTKHGWYTKHGWYTNHGWYTNHGWYTKHG